A genomic region of Alligator mississippiensis isolate rAllMis1 chromosome 4, rAllMis1, whole genome shotgun sequence contains the following coding sequences:
- the CCDC136 gene encoding coiled-coil domain-containing protein 136 isoform X4, producing the protein MELTPSPSVGTQMHTLQDEFSSLQEAKASELEEVEQELQEAQEELRGLRQATEEAAALHANEVATLQEQLCRLRAELHRAHVLRDDYELELASLRAEIRMKGGPRADAMAPREVAALQEELQALRGQYRDLLEEYQTLQESNKVMVHQLEKLEAQEYRADPTPGSRPRARTKSEESTKLLDVNGPPRRSRSPRRASPRPSSSISFRPAAERAADGSRSQSRDGNEAEVTLRFQLQSEEEKVHLAQSKCDDMQGELRELQRLYQASRQEREQLMEELRLCREEIQRLNGTVPCGGRVPAGGLKPILLFAVAAAALFLVPCFKKACTCSLPA; encoded by the exons ATGGAGCTCACGCCCTCCCCGTCCGTGGGCA CCCAGATGCACACGCTGCAGGACgagttcagctccctgcaggaggcCAAGGCCTCGGAGCTGGAGGaggtggagcaggagctgcaggaggcgCAGGAGGAGCTGCGGGGGCTGCGGCAGGCGACGGAGGAGGCGGCCGCCCTGCACGCCAACGAGGTGGCCAcgctgcaggagcagctgtgccGCCTGCGAGCCGAGCTGCACCGCGCCCACGTGCTGCGCGACGACTACGAGCTGGAGCTGGCCAGCCTGCGGGCCGAGATCCGCATGAAGGGAGGGCCCCGCGCCGATGCCATGGCCCCCCGGGAGGTGGCTGCGCTCCAAG AGGAGCTGCAGGCACTGCGGGGGCAGTACCGGGACCTGCTGGAGGAGTATCAGACCCTGCAGGAGAGCAACAAGGTCATGGTGCACCAGCTCGAGAAACTGGAGGCTCAGGAGTACAG ggctgatCCCACCCCGGGCTCCcgccccagggccaggaccaaATCGGAGGAGTCCACCAAGCTGCTGGATGTGAACGGGCCCCCGCGGCGGTCCCGCTCTCCCCGGCGCGCCAGCCCCCGCCCGTCCAGCAGCATCTCCTTCAGGCCCGCAGCAGAGCGGGCGGCCGACGGCTCCAGGTCCCAGAGCCGGGATGGCAACGAGGCCGAGGTCACCCTGCGCTTCCAGCTGCAGAGCGAGGAGGAGAAGGTGCATCTGGCCCAGAGCAAG TGCGACGACATGCAGGGGGAGCTGCGCGAGCTGCAGCGGCTGTACCAAGCCAGTCGGCAGGAGCGGGAGCAGCTGATGGAGGAGCTGCGCCTGTGCCGCGAAGAGATCCAGCGCCTCAACGGCACCGTGCCCTGCGGCGGGCGG GTCCCGGCCGGCGGGCTGAAGCCCATCCTCCTCTTCGCCGTGGCGGCTGCCGCCTTGTTCCTGGTCCCCTGCTTCAAGAAggcctgcacctgctccctgcccgcctAG